The DNA window AACGGTTCCATCGCCGGCTCCAGCCAGTTGTCGATAAAATCCAGCAGACCGTATAAATCAATTTCCTCCATCTGGCCATACCTCTGCATCATCGCCACGCAGATTTCGGTTGCAAGGTTTCCGGCGCTCCTCGCCATTCCCATCAGTCCGCAGTCCAGAATCGCCGCCCCATTTTGATAGGCCGCTATGGCATTGGCCGCGGAAAGGCCCAGGTTGTTATGGCAGTGGAACGCAACCGGAATCGATACCGCCCGGCTGAGTTTTGCCGTATACTCTGCAACCTGCTCCGGGAGCATGGTGCCGGCAGAATCCATAATTGTAATCTCATCCAGGCCTGCGTCCTCCAGTTTCCTGCCCTCCTCGGCCAGCTCATCTGCACTGAGAATATAGGCCTTCATTGCCGAATAAAATGCCCGCATGCCGCGTTTTTTAATGTCCCTAATCACCTTGACGGCAGTCTCCCCATCCCCTGCATCGGCACCTACCCTGAGAAAATGAAGTCCGCAGTCTTTTGCAAGCTCCACATTCTTTTCCCTGTAGCGCTTTGCATTCAGAAACATCCCAATCTCAGAGCCCCGGTTCAGATACTTCCCCGCAATTTCCAGATAGGTGAGGTCAGTCTCCGCGTCCGTAAACCCGGCCACTTCATATGCCCCGATTCCGCCGGAATTTCCGATTTCAATAATCGGAACCCCGCACGAGGTCAGTCCTTCCAGAACCATATCCGTAATTTCAGCCGAAAATCCCTTTCCCACAACATTTGCTCCGTCTCTCAGCGTGCAGTCCATTAGAGTAACATTCATTTGATATCCTCCATCCCTTAGTCTTTTGTTTTATCTAATATTGAATATTTTATTTCATCTATATTTTTTATGTACTTTTTTATTCATATCTATTTTATATCATGTTGGTTTTTATTTGTCAATTAGTATTTTTGAATATTATTATTCTTATTTATTCTTTCTATCTGGATAATCAAAAAAGTCCAAAGACTATTCTGCTGTCTTTGGACTTCTCAGTTCTTAAATTTACTGTTTTCAACTGTTTTTAAATTGATTGTTCTTAAATCTATTGCTTTTAGTTTTCCCTGCCTGTGTGACTAAAACCTGCTATCTTTTACCCGACAGATACTCGTCAATTCCGTGCGCCTCATGGAGGGCCTCGAAAATGGTCACTTCATATCCCAGCTTTGCCAGGTCAAGATCAGGCCGCCTGAGCCGGATGCAGGAATGTCTCGGCCATCCGCTTGGAACGCGCAGCCTCCTGGCCCTGGACTGGAATCTCCCCCTCACAACGGCCGTCGATATCCCGGATACGGCAAATGCCGTAGGCATACGTCCCCACTCGCTGGTTCCGCTAAGTGAGGAGGATGCAGACGGCCTGAACGCTCTGACGGGAGCAAATCTCATCCCGGTCAGAAATCCGGTCATTTCTGCCCTGCTCTTTGAATGGGAGATCTGCCTGGAAAACGGAATCTGATGGACGGCCGAAAAGAATTCAAAGATATCCTCGCCGCCCTCCATTCCTTCATGGATCCGGGCCGGATCAGAGGAGCTGCTTCTCCTGTCCTGAACACCGCGTCAGGCCCCACATCCAGAGATCAAAAAAAGCTCAGGCCTCTGTTTCCAAAGGTCTGAGCCTGTTCGTGCAGAAGAAGAGACTTGAACTCTCACGGTATTGCTACCACACGGACCTGAACCGTGCGCGTCTGCCAATTCCGCCACTTCTGCAAACTGCGGGAGATGGGACTTGAACCCACACGAGCATACACCCACAAGATCCTTAGTCTTGCCTGTCTGCCAATTCCAGCACTCCCGCGTCTGGTGCCTGGTGATTTGTGTTCCTCACCAACGAAAGCTAGTATACCACAAAGTTTCCATCATGGCAACCACTTTTTGTAAATTTTTTTAATTTTTTTAACTATTGAGTTATTTTGCCTTTAAACCCGCGTTTCGACAACACCCGACAAGCCTTATTTTACAGGCTTTGCAGGCTTTTTACCGCCGTCCGCGGCGGAAAATTCACTTCTTATCCATTTCTTCATTTCCGGCAGATAGCCCGGCCGGCACATTTATTTCTGCGCGGCCAGGCCAGTCCGAGACATATTTTTTTGATATTTTACTTTAAAACATTTTTCATCGCGGAGAGCAGTTCCTTCACATCCACCGGTTTTGCCAAATGGCCGTTCATACCGCTCTTGATGGACTTTCTCATATCTTCGTCAAACGCGTTCGCCGTCATCGCGATAATTGGGATGCTCTGGGCATCCGCACGGTTCATTCTGCGGATTTCCCTGGTTGCTTCCAGGCCATCCATGACAGGCATTCTGATATCCATCAGAATCAGGCTGTAAGCGCCTTCTGCGGCTTCGGAGAATTTCTCCACGCCTTCCCTGCCGTTTGCGGCGGTATCCACCGTGAAGCCATACATCTCAAGAAGTGTTTTCGCAATCTCCGTATTCAGTTCATTATCTTCCACCAGAAGAATCCGGCAGCCGGAGAAATCATCGGCAGCATCCTCAGGCTCTGCCAAAAATGCCTCTTCCGGCTCCTCCGAAGCGGCGAACCGGAGGCTGAAGCTGAACCGGCTTCCCAGGCCTTCCCGGCTTTCCAGTTCAATCTCTCCTCCCATCATTCTGACAAGGCGGCTGCTGATGGAAAGTCCCAGGCCGGTTCCTCCATAGACGGCGGCCGTATAATCCTCCGCCTGCTCAAATGCATTGAATATTCTTTCCCTGTTTTCCGGGCTGATTCCAATACCGTTATCTTCGACGGCAAAGTAGATCTCCACCTCGGCGTCTTCTCCCTGCCGGATGGCGTCTTTTTTCCGTTCGCAGACCGAGAATTTTATCCATCCGCCCTCGCCGGTGAATTTGACCGCATTGCTGAGCAGGTTGATAATCACCTGCTTCAGGCGCATTAAATCAGCATATACCCACGGGTGTTCCACCTGTATATCCCGGATATAGGCAATATTTTTCTGGATCATCTGGTTCTCCATCAGATCGCCTATCTCTTCTGCAAGCCTTATCATGCTGCCGCTGTCGTAGGCCAGCTTCATCTTGCCGCTTTCAATCTTTGACATGTCCAGAATATCGTTAATCAGGCTTAAGAGATATTGCGAAGACTGGTCGATCTTCACAAGGCAGTCGCCGATCTCCTCTTTCTTCCCCTGTCTCTCCATCGCTATGGCCGTCATGCCGATAATGGCATTCATCGGTGTCCTGATCTCATGGGACATACGCGAAAGGAAATCGCTCTTCGCCCGGCTGGCCAGGTCATACCGCTCCCGGTTAATATTGGTCTCAATGATTTTCACGACCTCCTGAAGTTCGGAGCACTCCCCGTCACTCCACTGCCGCTGTTCCGCTTTTCTGATAAAGTTGACGGCGCCCATCAGTTTCCCGCCATCATACATTGGAACGCAGACCCCGGAGGCGCCATCCGCTATATGCAGGATATGGCGCTCCTCCGCCGTAAACGGACCGTCCCCGGTAAACCTTACATGCCCCGACAGAAACCGCTGCGAACAGCATTCCAAATCCTGGTTTTTAAAATGGTACACCGTCGTGTCCGCCGCCACATCCTCATTCCGGTGCCACTGCCTGTACACACCCGAGGCATTGAAATCCCATCGGATATCCGTCATCAGGATGTCCGAGGCATTATAATTCGTTCCCATCTTTGCAAACAGCACCGAGACGATCGGGCCGACGCGGCCTCCCCTGTCAAACAGGTTGAAAACTCTCGTCACCATATTCAGAGCCCTCACATTGCCGTTGCTGGCAATCTCGTTGTAATCACGCTTTTCGGTGCACTCCGATTCGGGCACATCCTCACAGAATGTAAGCTGTGATTTTCTGCGCCTTTTTCCGTAGGCCAGCGCCGCACGCAGCATCTCCGCATAGCCGGTGTAACTGCCCTGCACGCCGCCAACCGAGATTGCCGCTGCAGTCACGGAGATCTCCAAATCCTCGCTGCAGAGACTGGAAAGCATATGGTTCATTCCCTCGAAAAAGGCCGGGATTTCTCCCCTGGCGAATCCTCTGAACCAGACAAGTATTTCGTCGCCTCCGGCCCTGACCGCAATCAGGCGCTTTCCGGATTTTTCGGTTTCGCGCTTCAGATTCAGGATAAAAATACCCATCTCTTCCAGGACAGCGTCTCCAAATTCAATCCCGAAGTGGTCGTTCATCTCCTGGAATTTATCCAGATCCATCAGGAGCATAAAGCCGGAACGGCCAAGTTCCACCTCCGCCCGGATAATCTCCTGTCCCACCTTCTCCCTGTAAAGCCCGGTTACGGGATCGACGCGGACCGCCTTGCTCTCCATCTGTTCTTTCTCTTTTTGCTCCTGGATATTGCGGATGCTTCCTATTACCTTGCTCTTTTTTCCGGAAGCATCACAGATTGTTTTGCCGGATATTTCCATCCACTGCCAGCCATTTGACTGTGTCAGTGCACGGAAATCCAGCTCAAATTTGTCGTCCAGGCGCAGAAACATTTTTTTCATCAGCTGCCGGTCCGCGTCATTTAACATCCTGCTCTGCTGGATGCCTTCGATCAGATTGTCGATACGGCTGCCGTGTCCGCTCTTTTTACCATCCGCAAGCAGATTGTAAATCTCGATTGAATTATCTTCCACGTTGTAGGTATAAATAATGTCCGTACTGCTCTGGAGAGCAAGCAGATAACGTTCTTTCTCCTCCAGCGCCTTAGCCTCCGCTTTCTTCTGCTTCTCCGTCAGATCCCAGACCGCGTCATACAGCGCCTTAATCTCTGCAATATCCGATTTTCCCCTGTTCTGCGGTCCCTCCTTCCTGACATCCCGGATCCAGTCGGCAAGCTGCGTAATGGGCCGTGTCAGATAGTGCATCAGGAAATAAATACTGATAATCCCCACGATCAATGAAATGAGGACCGCCAAAGCGATATTTCTCGTAATTCTGCTGCCCATACCAAACAGGCTGTCCTCCGATTGGACGCCAAACAGCACCCAGCCATTATCCACAAAGGGTGTATTGGGGCTGTACATCGGAAAGGCAACCGCTTCGGCGTAATAATTCCGCCCGTCTTCCAGGCCGTCTATCTGGTAAAGGCCCGTATACTGTGTGTCTTTCAGGTTCAGAGGGATATTTTCATCCAGATTTCTCTTAAGGGTATTACCGCTTAAAAAGAACGGGATCAGCTCCCCCTCATCGCTGTACTTTGCAATCAGATATCCGCTGTGTTCCCCTGCATTCAGTTCACTGTAGGGAAGCAGGCCGTTAATAACCGCGGAGGAAATTTCAATTCCCATGACTCCATAGACGGTTCCGTCACACATCAGCGGAACGGAATAGCTGATCATACTGTAGGAATCCTTCGCCTTATCATTCTCCAGATAAAACGTGCTGCTCCAGTATGCCAGATTATCCTCTTTTGCTCCCGGATTCGCCAGTGCCGCCTTATAGGGCTTATAGAAAAAGCCGTCCGCCTCCAGCTGCCCTTCCGGCCGGAACAGGAACTTAGACGTCCAGGAGCTATCGAACGGGATTCCCAAATCATGAGAAAACTCATAACTGCCCCGCTCCATTAAAAGATCTGAGTAATCCTTCGGATTCACATAAGGATCTGCATCACGGAAATAAATCCCGCTGCATTTGTAGACTTCCTCTCCCTTTTCTTCCTGTGCTTTTCCCATGCCGTCGGCCAGGATCAGATAGACGCCGTTCACCCCATTCCTTCTTATTATGTCGAGGCTTGGAAGCAGCATCTGGTTTAAAAGCTCCTCTTTCGCTTCCTCATCCTCCATAAATCCGTGGAGCGTCAGCTGCTTTTCCTCTAAAATCCGTTCCAGGCTGGAGTTGGCAATTTCGTATTCGCCGGATATATCTGTCCACTGGTGCGTCATGTTATTGGAAAGGATCAGATTTCTGTTTTTTACGATCTGCTCCATGATTCCAACAGAATATTCCTCTAAATGTCTTACCGTTCCTCCAACGTGCACCGCTCCGAGGGCAACCAGCGCCTGGAGCAGCATCACAAACGAGAGCGGTATTAAAAACATCCTAAGAATTGTCTTCTTTTTACGCATCTCTACTCCTTGTCATTATTTGGAGCCACCCTCCCGGTCCGTTCCGGCCTCCTCCACACAAGCTTCCAGCTTCTGCTTCACCGAATCAAACCATAAGTCAAAGGATTCCTCGGAAATATAGTCCTTCACCGCATCGTCAAGGCTTAAACCTTCCTCCAGCAGTGCCTTTACCTGCTCCCTGTCGTCCACGGCCTTATCGGAAAGGTCATATTCCAGAATCTTTCTTGCCTTACTGCCTCCGTCAAAAGCTTTGTTGGTGTAGAGTTCGTTACTCTTAACGGCTCTGTATGCTTCCGTAAGCGTATTATATTCTTTATCAGGCATGCTCACCTGCTTGTCTGCCATCACTTTTTCAAGCACCGCAATATCACCGGCGTCCTTCTTGACCGGAAGATAACCGGAAGAACAGCTGAATTCCGTATTTTTCTCGGCATCGGTAAACCACTTGAGAAATTCACAGGCAGCGCTCTCCTGCTCCTTCGTACCCTTTGTCACAACCATTCCGGCTCCCTGCTGGACGATGTACGGTTTCCCTCCCTCAAAGCCGGGGACGGGGAGCACGATACAGTCAATCGGAGTAATGGAATCGCCCATCTCTACCTGATCCGGAAAATATCCGGCCGACGTGGTGGAACCCGTATAAGCAATCAGTTCTCCTATCTTAACATCATCGGAGCGGAAACGTCCATAGGCCGCAAAGTATCCTTTTACAAAGGGAACGTAATAGCAGTCCCAAATCCTTTTGAAAACATCCCTGTCAATCTGAAGTGTTACCTCCTGGTTTTCCACATGAAAAATCTCGACTCCCAGCTGCATGGAGCCGACAATGAAAAGATTCGCAACGGCATCCCTGCCGTAAAAAGCCTTTCCGTCATTCGGGATATCGGGCGTCTTGGCGTCCGTCCAGTCATAGTAAATCCCCGCCACCCTGACTACGCCTTCCTTTGTCTTCAGGTCATCGAGAGTCACACCGGTATCCGCCGAGAATTCATCCCATACGTTTTTATTCATCATCATGATTTCCGTGGATTTGGCCACCGGGAAAATCTTGAGTTCTCCGTTTACCCCTATTTTCCCTTCTTCTATGTAGGCATCCATATAGGATTTCTGCTCTTCCTCCGAAAAATACGGGGAGAGATCCGCCAGGAGGCCGTCTTTCTCAAGCTCGTATGCCGTATCCGCATAGGAAGAAAAAATGCTGGGCATCTCTTCACTGCCCACTTCCTTCCTGCTCGATGCCAGAACCGCATTCTCCAGCTCCGAGACATTGCCCTTGCTGTGCCCTTCCACATAAATGTTCTTTTCTTTCCCCACCGTCTCGTTGAATTCGTTGACGAGATCGTCAAAAGCCGCCTTCTGGGATCCGTTGTAATAATGCCAGATTGTAATATCAACCGGATCACTGTTTTTTACCGTATCGACCGGCGCAGCCCCCGAACATCCGGTCATAATCAGGCTGAAAGACAGGATTGCCGCCGCAATATTTTTCTTCATAATAATCCCCCTCCGTAACTATAAATGAAAATCTGGTATGCTTTTAATACATGTCCGCATTGCGGTCATTATATCATAAACGTTCTGTGTATTAAAGTGATTTTACGCTATCACGTATAAAAAAACCGAAACACTTTATCAGAACGATAAAATGTTTCGGTTACTTCTTTTGCTTAGATATCCGAATTATGCTAATTTTGCTTTAGCCAGTTCTGCCAGTTTTGCAAAACCTTCTGCATCGCTGATTGCCATGTCGGATAATACCTTACGGTTCATCTCAACACCAGCCAGCTTTAAGCCGTACATGAACTTGCTGTAGGATAAGCCGTTGATACGAGCAGCAGCATTGATACGTGCGATCCAGAGCTGTCTGAACTGTCTCTTTCTCTCTTTACGTCCAGCGTAAGAGCTTGTTAATGCTCTCATTACGGACTGTTTTGCAACTCTGTACTGTTTGGAACGGGCACCTCTGTAGCCTTTTGCCAGTTTTAATACTCTATTATGTTTCTTTCTAGCGTTTAATCCGCCTTTAATTCTTGCCATGAGTCAATTCCTCCTTCTTAATCCTCGAATCTTATAAGTATGGTAAAATCTTCTTCATTACCTTGCTGTTTGTTGCGTCGGTAACGATGTCTTTTCTAAGATTTCTCTTTCTCTTAGTAGATTTCTTAGTTAAGATGTGGGATTTGTAAGCTTTACTTCTTACTAACTTTCCTGTTCCTGTTGTTTTAAAACGTTTAGCAGCAGCTCTGCTTGTTTTCATTTTAGGCATAGTAAAATTCCTCCTTAGATATTTGTCTATTTTAACGTTTTGCAGATAAAAACAATACGATGCTTCTTCCTTCAACTTTTGCAGGCTTATCGACTGTTGCGATATCAGCGAGCTTTTCTGCAAAATCGTCAAGAATGTACTTTGACTTGAACATGTGAGCCATCTCACGACCTCTGAAACGCAGTGTAACCTTCACCTTATTGCCCTTTTCAAGGAACTTACGTGCGGCATTCGTCTTGGTGTTTAAGTCGTTGTCGTCGATATTTGGTGACAAGCGTACCTCTTTCACATCGATTACTTTCTGTTTCTTTTTGGCTTCCTTCTCTTTCCTGGCCAGCTCGTATCTGTATTTACCGTAATCGATAATTTTACAGACCGGCGGCTTAGCTGTCGGAGCAATCTTTACCAGGTCAAGCTCTGCATCCTTTGCAAGTTTTAAAGCGTCTTTAGCAGGCATGATTCCAAGCTGCTCTCCGTTCTCGCCAACCAAACGAACCTCTCTGTCTCTAATTTGTTCGTTAATCATTAAATCGCTAATAGTCGTGCACCCCCATCACATGATGAATAATATTTATATACTGCAAAAAATAAGTGGATAGCCAGACTATCCACTTATCATAATAGGAAATCCAATTAAGGAATTTTCAATAAATCATGAACCCACGGTCACTTACTCGTGCCGGGGTGAGGCGGATACCTGCTTTCCTGTATATGTTGTAAGTATTCTCACAACCTAAGTAACTATACTACAAGAGTTTTGAAATGTCAACTATTTTTTTAATTGAGATGCGGGGACGCCTCTGTAAGATGGCGGACGGGATGGCGGAAAAGCCGGGGAAAACGAACGTCCTCTAAAGACTATTTCCGTTTTCCCCGGCTCCTGCGCAGATGCGGGTTTCCGTTCTTAATGGAATGGAACCTGCTATCTTGCCTTGAAGCTGGAACACTCCGTGCCCTGTGCCTCGACTGCGTCGCCGCCTGTAATACCGATATGCTCGGCCTCGCAGAAACGATCTTTGTTGAATACACAGTTTACGGCTTCACACTCTACTTCCAGTCTGTTTTCCGGTGTTTTGAACATGTTGCGGAACATTCCGCCCTTGTTCTCATCATAGCTGCCGCAGCATGTATCACATTTCTCATGTGCGGACTGGCCCTCTACAATGATTGCGTTTTTACAGCAGCAGTTTTCAGAGTTATGAAGACATCCCGTTACGTTACAATCTAATTTTGTCATGACGTGCTCCTCCTGTTTCGTTGTTTACGGCGAAAACCGGCAAAGCTCTCTTTTCACCGTCTCCTTACATCCTCTTCGGACAGTAATTCAGATACAGGCTTAGTATGTGCCGTCACAGACAAAATATTCTTTTTTGTATTTTAAAGCGCCCTGCTTTTTTTTTATTTTGACAGCTCCATTTTACGGATTTCCTTTGTCTTAATCTCTTTCTGGATATCGGAAATAAATGCGTCAAGGCTCTTGGAGCCTTCGTCTCCGGCAAAACGGCTTCTCACGGAAACATTGCCCTCTTCCTCTTCTTTTTGGCCTACTACCAGCATATACGGTACCTTCTGTGTCTGGGCCTCGCGGATTTTATAGCCAATTTTCTCGGAACGTGTGTCCATCTCGGCTCTGATTCCCGCCTCGTTTAACTGATCCGAAATTTTGCCCGCATATTCGGAATACTTGTCGGAAATTGGAAGCACCCTCACCTGCACCGGCGCCAGCCAGGTCGGGAATGCCCCTGCAAAATGCTCAATCAGAATTCCGATAAACCGCTCTATGGAGCCAAAAGCCACGCGGTGAATCATGATCGGCCTGTGTTTCTCGCCGTCTGCCCCCGTATATTCCAGTTCGAACCGCTGCGGAAGCTGGAAGTCGAGCTGGATGGTCCCGCACTGCCATGTTCTTCCGATGGAGTCCTCCAGGTGGAAATCGATTTTTGGTCCGTAGAACGCTCCGTCTCCCTCATTCACCACATAGTCGAGTTCCAGTTCATCGAGGGCGGAACGAAGTCCTTCCGTCGCCATCTCCCAGTCTTCATCACTTCCCATGCTGTCCTCCGGTCTGGTGGAAAGCTCTACATGGTATTTGAAGCCGAACAGGGAATAAACTTCATTAATTAAATGGGCAACCCCCTTAATCTCATCCTTAATCTGATCCGGTGTCATGAAAATATGGGCGTCATCCTGTGTAAAGCAGCGTACGCGCATCAGGCCGTGAAGCTGGCCCGATTTCTCATGGCGGTGTACCAGGCCCAGCTCTCCCATGCGCAGAGGCAGGTCACGGTAGGAACGCGGCTCGGAGGCATAAGCGAGAACTCCGCCCGGACAGTTCATCGGTTTAATCGCGTAATCTTCCTCGTCAATTACCGTTGTATACATATTATCTTTATAGTGATCCCAGTGACCCGAAGTCTCCCAGAGTTTTCTGTTTAAGATAACCGGAGTGGAAATCTCCACATAGCCTGCTTTTTTATGGATTTCTCTCCAGTACTCAAGCAGGGTATTCTTAAGCTCCATTCCCTTTGGAAGAAAGAATGGGAATCCGGGGCCTGCATCGTGCATCATGAAAAGGCCGAGTTCCCTGCCCAGCTTTCTGTGATCCCTCTTCCTGGCCTCCTCCATCATTGTGATATAGCCTTCCAGATCTTCCTTGGATGCAAATGCCGTCGCATAAATACGTGTCAGCATCTTGTTTTTCTCACTGCCCCTCCAGTAGGCTCCCGCCAGGTTCATCAGCTTAAATGCCTTGCCGACTCCCTTTGTATTCATCAGATGAGGGCCTGCACAGAGATCCGTAAATTCTCCCTGACGGTAAAAGCTGATCTCGGCTCCTTCCGGCAGATCCTCGATAAGTTCCACTTTGTACGGCTCCTCTTTTTCCTTCATGAGGGCAATCGCTTCCTCCCTGGAAAGTGTGAACCGGTCAAGCTCCAGCCCTTCTTTTACAATCTTTTTCATCTCTGCCTCGATCTTCGGCAGATCCTCCGCTGTCAGAGGAACAGCCGGATCCACATCATAGTAGAAGCCGTCGGCAATAGACGGTCCGATTGCCAGCTTTGTTTCGGGGTACAGCCTTTTTATCGCCTGTGCCATTACATGGCTGGCCGTATGGCGGAGCGCCGCCAAGCCGTTCTCATCTCTGGCCGTCAGGATGCTTAAGGAACAGTCCCTGTCAACCACCGTGCGTAAATCCACAACCTCTCCATCCACTTCCCCGGCACAGGCCATCCTGGCCAGGCCCTCGCTGATATCCTTTGCGATGTCAATCACCGCCATCGCGCATTCATACTCTTTTACTGAGCCGTCTTTTAATGTGATTTTCATATTTATTTCTCCTCTCTTAATTTACACTGCTTTTTGCACGAGTGCGCATCCTGCCCGGAGGGCTTTTTTGTATCATTTATATGATACAAAAAAAGTCCCCCGACACACACTTCTGCGTATCAAGGGACGAATTTATCGCGGTTCCACCCTGATTGACCGGACTATGGTTCTGTCCGGACCTCTCAATTATGATGATAACGGAATCACCGTTCCCGATTAAGGGACACTCGAAGCTGGTTTTGGGACGCTCGCTCTGTAAGGCACTTCCACCGTATATGCCTCT is part of the [Clostridium] symbiosum genome and encodes:
- a CDS encoding 4-hydroxy-2-oxovalerate aldolase — encoded protein: MNVTLMDCTLRDGANVVGKGFSAEITDMVLEGLTSCGVPIIEIGNSGGIGAYEVAGFTDAETDLTYLEIAGKYLNRGSEIGMFLNAKRYREKNVELAKDCGLHFLRVGADAGDGETAVKVIRDIKKRGMRAFYSAMKAYILSADELAEEGRKLEDAGLDEITIMDSAGTMLPEQVAEYTAKLSRAVSIPVAFHCHNNLGLSAANAIAAYQNGAAILDCGLMGMARSAGNLATEICVAMMQRYGQMEEIDLYGLLDFIDNWLEPAMEPFNYHNPVKPVDLVLGKSGCHSSFLKKFRAAAESEKVNLYRLIMEVSAVDRKSPPEELIYKTAKDIGRSR
- a CDS encoding response regulator, whose translation is MRKKKTILRMFLIPLSFVMLLQALVALGAVHVGGTVRHLEEYSVGIMEQIVKNRNLILSNNMTHQWTDISGEYEIANSSLERILEEKQLTLHGFMEDEEAKEELLNQMLLPSLDIIRRNGVNGVYLILADGMGKAQEEKGEEVYKCSGIYFRDADPYVNPKDYSDLLMERGSYEFSHDLGIPFDSSWTSKFLFRPEGQLEADGFFYKPYKAALANPGAKEDNLAYWSSTFYLENDKAKDSYSMISYSVPLMCDGTVYGVMGIEISSAVINGLLPYSELNAGEHSGYLIAKYSDEGELIPFFLSGNTLKRNLDENIPLNLKDTQYTGLYQIDGLEDGRNYYAEAVAFPMYSPNTPFVDNGWVLFGVQSEDSLFGMGSRITRNIALAVLISLIVGIISIYFLMHYLTRPITQLADWIRDVRKEGPQNRGKSDIAEIKALYDAVWDLTEKQKKAEAKALEEKERYLLALQSSTDIIYTYNVEDNSIEIYNLLADGKKSGHGSRIDNLIEGIQQSRMLNDADRQLMKKMFLRLDDKFELDFRALTQSNGWQWMEISGKTICDASGKKSKVIGSIRNIQEQKEKEQMESKAVRVDPVTGLYREKVGQEIIRAEVELGRSGFMLLMDLDKFQEMNDHFGIEFGDAVLEEMGIFILNLKRETEKSGKRLIAVRAGGDEILVWFRGFARGEIPAFFEGMNHMLSSLCSEDLEISVTAAAISVGGVQGSYTGYAEMLRAALAYGKRRRKSQLTFCEDVPESECTEKRDYNEIASNGNVRALNMVTRVFNLFDRGGRVGPIVSVLFAKMGTNYNASDILMTDIRWDFNASGVYRQWHRNEDVAADTTVYHFKNQDLECCSQRFLSGHVRFTGDGPFTAEERHILHIADGASGVCVPMYDGGKLMGAVNFIRKAEQRQWSDGECSELQEVVKIIETNINRERYDLASRAKSDFLSRMSHEIRTPMNAIIGMTAIAMERQGKKEEIGDCLVKIDQSSQYLLSLINDILDMSKIESGKMKLAYDSGSMIRLAEEIGDLMENQMIQKNIAYIRDIQVEHPWVYADLMRLKQVIINLLSNAVKFTGEGGWIKFSVCERKKDAIRQGEDAEVEIYFAVEDNGIGISPENRERIFNAFEQAEDYTAAVYGGTGLGLSISSRLVRMMGGEIELESREGLGSRFSFSLRFAASEEPEEAFLAEPEDAADDFSGCRILLVEDNELNTEIAKTLLEMYGFTVDTAANGREGVEKFSEAAEGAYSLILMDIRMPVMDGLEATREIRRMNRADAQSIPIIAMTANAFDEDMRKSIKSGMNGHLAKPVDVKELLSAMKNVLK
- a CDS encoding extracellular solute-binding protein; the protein is MKKNIAAAILSFSLIMTGCSGAAPVDTVKNSDPVDITIWHYYNGSQKAAFDDLVNEFNETVGKEKNIYVEGHSKGNVSELENAVLASSRKEVGSEEMPSIFSSYADTAYELEKDGLLADLSPYFSEEEQKSYMDAYIEEGKIGVNGELKIFPVAKSTEIMMMNKNVWDEFSADTGVTLDDLKTKEGVVRVAGIYYDWTDAKTPDIPNDGKAFYGRDAVANLFIVGSMQLGVEIFHVENQEVTLQIDRDVFKRIWDCYYVPFVKGYFAAYGRFRSDDVKIGELIAYTGSTTSAGYFPDQVEMGDSITPIDCIVLPVPGFEGGKPYIVQQGAGMVVTKGTKEQESAACEFLKWFTDAEKNTEFSCSSGYLPVKKDAGDIAVLEKVMADKQVSMPDKEYNTLTEAYRAVKSNELYTNKAFDGGSKARKILEYDLSDKAVDDREQVKALLEEGLSLDDAVKDYISEESFDLWFDSVKQKLEACVEEAGTDREGGSK
- the rplT gene encoding 50S ribosomal protein L20; the protein is MARIKGGLNARKKHNRVLKLAKGYRGARSKQYRVAKQSVMRALTSSYAGRKERKRQFRQLWIARINAAARINGLSYSKFMYGLKLAGVEMNRKVLSDMAISDAEGFAKLAELAKAKLA
- the rpmI gene encoding 50S ribosomal protein L35, with the protein product MPKMKTSRAAAKRFKTTGTGKLVRSKAYKSHILTKKSTKRKRNLRKDIVTDATNSKVMKKILPYL
- the infC gene encoding translation initiation factor IF-3; this encodes MINEQIRDREVRLVGENGEQLGIMPAKDALKLAKDAELDLVKIAPTAKPPVCKIIDYGKYRYELARKEKEAKKKQKVIDVKEVRLSPNIDDNDLNTKTNAARKFLEKGNKVKVTLRFRGREMAHMFKSKYILDDFAEKLADIATVDKPAKVEGRSIVLFLSAKR
- a CDS encoding DUF1540 domain-containing protein, producing the protein MTKLDCNVTGCLHNSENCCCKNAIIVEGQSAHEKCDTCCGSYDENKGGMFRNMFKTPENRLEVECEAVNCVFNKDRFCEAEHIGITGGDAVEAQGTECSSFKAR
- the thrS gene encoding threonine--tRNA ligase; protein product: MKITLKDGSVKEYECAMAVIDIAKDISEGLARMACAGEVDGEVVDLRTVVDRDCSLSILTARDENGLAALRHTASHVMAQAIKRLYPETKLAIGPSIADGFYYDVDPAVPLTAEDLPKIEAEMKKIVKEGLELDRFTLSREEAIALMKEKEEPYKVELIEDLPEGAEISFYRQGEFTDLCAGPHLMNTKGVGKAFKLMNLAGAYWRGSEKNKMLTRIYATAFASKEDLEGYITMMEEARKRDHRKLGRELGLFMMHDAGPGFPFFLPKGMELKNTLLEYWREIHKKAGYVEISTPVILNRKLWETSGHWDHYKDNMYTTVIDEEDYAIKPMNCPGGVLAYASEPRSYRDLPLRMGELGLVHRHEKSGQLHGLMRVRCFTQDDAHIFMTPDQIKDEIKGVAHLINEVYSLFGFKYHVELSTRPEDSMGSDEDWEMATEGLRSALDELELDYVVNEGDGAFYGPKIDFHLEDSIGRTWQCGTIQLDFQLPQRFELEYTGADGEKHRPIMIHRVAFGSIERFIGILIEHFAGAFPTWLAPVQVRVLPISDKYSEYAGKISDQLNEAGIRAEMDTRSEKIGYKIREAQTQKVPYMLVVGQKEEEEGNVSVRSRFAGDEGSKSLDAFISDIQKEIKTKEIRKMELSK